Proteins encoded within one genomic window of Bacillus sp. F19:
- a CDS encoding GDYXXLXY domain-containing protein produces MLSKLIPLGYLSAIIFVLSGILYFFASNWSGFERLEKVGLAIGMMVLFYGASFLSGKILSNREALPKWLLVGGTISFGAAAALIGQIYNSHADSYLLFFIWMVPSIALAVITRYQPFAILSYGLLLLSYWFYMFPTSVSINRSEFEEWLIYLGMVLLNATIFGLAYFLKLKPLEYAAFTVIHLFLIIMSFYEVFEPYSSWMNIVYLCVIILSYFLFMKKDSHHKLTIITFVMLGVFALSKYAELSIRLAGKIGPYSFYLFSILGTLLFLGGGIYLAVRVTRIAPDDSLMYKVFKNILIVIITFTSSLLLSFSLGGLLFLIFQSEYSLAVLSLLFIGTAVFWKNLYTAARYTLFITGILTALGVLFMLNAGTAILFIAVSFVMILIEREKFLQFLAYTFMLASFISLFSVHLQWMEHFRLVLALLSIAQFLLMLVPIDRVRQLSSFCLFYGFLLLYPAAFWGTDWQETLVYQILYFGLSAVMLALYHKRDCLVKRNITWVFFILFFIGLYYDFAWKLLHKSLTFLLLGLLIFAAVRYFDKEKPAGGNVFTNRTWALIAGVFTLQLAFTGYQSFLNEKALDEGKVVVLELEPLDPRSMLQGDYVQLRYEAGRYEPEDGVKTGSVITVKVKKDSKGIYRPTGETAKGRAAEAFKEPEADEAYLTGKYNGYDGIILGIESFFVEEGTGMELERNAKYAKVIVSDEGNALLVDVKSDLSSLK; encoded by the coding sequence ATGTTGAGCAAACTCATTCCGCTGGGGTATCTCAGTGCAATCATTTTTGTTTTATCCGGCATTCTTTATTTTTTTGCTTCCAATTGGAGCGGTTTTGAACGATTGGAAAAGGTGGGTCTTGCAATTGGTATGATGGTTTTATTTTACGGAGCAAGCTTTTTGAGCGGAAAGATTTTGTCCAATCGGGAGGCTCTCCCAAAATGGCTGCTTGTCGGCGGGACAATCTCTTTCGGTGCTGCTGCAGCTCTGATCGGGCAAATATATAATTCGCATGCTGACAGTTATCTATTATTTTTCATCTGGATGGTGCCTTCGATTGCTCTCGCTGTTATTACGCGATATCAGCCCTTTGCCATTCTTAGCTATGGGCTATTGCTGCTTTCATATTGGTTTTACATGTTTCCGACAAGTGTATCCATCAATCGTTCAGAATTTGAAGAATGGCTCATTTATCTTGGCATGGTGCTCCTTAATGCCACTATATTTGGCTTAGCTTATTTCTTAAAGCTAAAACCTCTGGAATATGCAGCTTTTACAGTCATTCATCTCTTTTTGATCATCATGTCATTTTACGAGGTGTTTGAACCTTATAGTTCCTGGATGAACATCGTGTACTTGTGTGTCATTATTCTTAGCTACTTCCTGTTTATGAAAAAAGACAGCCATCATAAGCTGACAATTATTACCTTTGTGATGCTGGGCGTTTTTGCCCTTTCTAAATATGCAGAACTCAGCATAAGACTAGCGGGTAAAATCGGACCATACAGCTTTTATTTGTTTTCCATTCTTGGGACATTGCTCTTTTTGGGGGGCGGTATTTACCTTGCAGTCCGTGTAACGAGGATAGCGCCTGATGACTCTCTGATGTACAAAGTGTTTAAAAATATTCTGATTGTGATAATAACCTTCACTTCGTCTCTCTTGCTTTCGTTCAGCCTGGGCGGATTATTGTTCCTTATCTTTCAGTCAGAATATAGCCTTGCGGTGTTAAGTCTTCTATTCATAGGCACAGCCGTTTTTTGGAAAAATCTCTATACAGCTGCACGGTACACCTTATTTATTACAGGGATTTTAACAGCATTAGGAGTTCTTTTCATGCTTAATGCCGGCACAGCCATTCTCTTTATTGCGGTCAGTTTTGTGATGATCCTGATCGAACGGGAAAAATTTCTTCAGTTTCTCGCCTATACTTTTATGCTTGCGAGCTTCATCAGCCTATTTTCTGTGCACTTACAATGGATGGAGCATTTCCGTCTTGTTTTAGCCCTCTTATCCATTGCTCAATTCTTGCTGATGCTAGTGCCGATTGATAGAGTGAGACAGCTGAGCAGCTTCTGCCTCTTTTACGGCTTCCTGCTTCTTTATCCGGCCGCCTTCTGGGGTACAGATTGGCAGGAAACGCTTGTCTATCAGATTCTGTATTTTGGACTTAGCGCAGTCATGCTTGCCCTTTATCATAAAAGAGATTGCCTTGTGAAGAGAAATATAACCTGGGTATTTTTTATCCTCTTTTTCATCGGCCTGTATTACGATTTTGCCTGGAAGCTGCTTCACAAATCGCTGACCTTCCTGCTCCTTGGCCTGCTGATTTTTGCAGCAGTGAGATACTTTGATAAAGAAAAACCTGCAGGAGGAAACGTTTTTACAAACAGAACCTGGGCTTTGATAGCAGGAGTATTTACCCTTCAGCTTGCTTTTACAGGTTACCAGAGCTTTTTAAATGAAAAAGCGCTGGATGAAGGGAAAGTAGTTGTGCTTGAACTTGAACCCCTTGATCCAAGGTCAATGCTTCAGGGAGATTATGTACAGCTGAGATATGAAGCCGGAAGATACGAACCGGAAGATGGCGTTAAAACCGGATCTGTCATCACTGTTAAAGTTAAAAAAGACAGCAAGGGGATTTACAGGCCGACTGGAGAAACGGCAAAAGGAAGAGCAGCGGAAGCTTTCAAAGAGCCCGAAGCGGACGAAGCCTATCTGACTGGAAAATACAATGGCTATGACGGTATCATTCTTGGAATCGAATCCTTTTTTGTAGAAGAGGGAACAGGGATGGAACTGGAACGAAATGCAAAATATGCAAAAGTGATTGTCTCTGATGAAGGCAATGCCCTGCTTGTAGATGTGAAAAGCGATTTATCTTCGCTGAAATAA
- the crtI gene encoding phytoene desaturase — protein sequence MKKKVIIIGGGLGGLSAAIRLCADGYEVTVVEKGVRVGGKLNMRGGLGYTFDTGPSILTMPWVLEKLFKSAGRTLADYLTIKRVEPGWRTFYEDGTTIDLTSDLPAMLVELKKVSEEDANGFFDYLQYCSKMYEYSMKSFYSKSLSGLNDLRSLHSVKELLQMEPLKSMDGVTRKHFKNKKIRQLFNFLIMYIGSSPYHAPAVLSQLTHVQLGLGVHYVEGGMYKIALAMNKLLHELGAEIMLNTKVERILTNGKKASGVELLNGRILEADLVVSNLEAIPAYRTLLKENTQSHQKIDELQKFEPTVSGLVMLLGVNQTYDNLAHHNFFFSENPEKEFQQIFGEGKLADDPTVYVGISSKSDSAQAPEGKENLFVLTHVPPLKEGENWEFRKETYRELILSKLERMGIPDLRNHIEFEYTFTPNDLERLYGSNGGSIYGVAADRKKNGGFKIPSRSSMLENLYFVGGSTHPGGGVPMVTLSGQLTADLISENEKVLKHLKEDKEIS from the coding sequence TTGAAAAAAAAAGTGATTATCATTGGAGGCGGATTGGGTGGCCTCTCTGCAGCTATCAGACTTTGCGCAGACGGATATGAGGTAACAGTTGTTGAAAAAGGAGTGCGCGTTGGCGGCAAATTAAACATGCGCGGCGGACTCGGCTACACGTTTGATACGGGACCTTCCATCCTAACGATGCCGTGGGTGCTTGAAAAATTGTTTAAAAGTGCAGGCCGCACCCTTGCGGATTATCTCACCATTAAAAGAGTCGAGCCCGGCTGGAGAACATTCTATGAAGACGGAACAACGATTGATTTAACAAGCGATTTGCCCGCTATGCTTGTGGAATTAAAGAAAGTTTCAGAGGAAGATGCAAACGGATTCTTTGATTACTTGCAGTATTGCAGTAAAATGTATGAATACAGCATGAAGAGCTTTTACAGTAAAAGCCTTTCGGGACTTAACGATCTTCGTTCCCTGCACAGTGTGAAAGAACTGCTGCAGATGGAACCATTGAAATCAATGGATGGCGTCACCAGAAAACACTTTAAAAATAAAAAAATCAGGCAGCTCTTCAACTTCCTGATTATGTATATAGGCTCTTCCCCCTATCATGCACCTGCTGTCCTGTCTCAGCTCACCCATGTGCAGCTTGGACTTGGCGTTCATTATGTCGAGGGAGGCATGTATAAAATTGCTCTTGCCATGAATAAACTTCTTCATGAGCTCGGGGCAGAAATCATGCTCAATACAAAAGTGGAGCGCATTCTCACAAATGGGAAAAAAGCTTCCGGTGTTGAGCTTCTGAATGGAAGAATTCTTGAAGCAGATCTTGTTGTATCCAATCTCGAGGCAATTCCAGCGTATCGCACTCTTTTAAAAGAAAACACCCAATCGCACCAGAAAATAGATGAGCTGCAAAAGTTTGAACCAACTGTATCAGGTCTTGTGATGCTGCTCGGCGTCAACCAAACATATGATAACCTTGCGCATCACAACTTCTTTTTCTCAGAAAATCCTGAGAAGGAGTTTCAGCAGATTTTTGGTGAAGGCAAGCTTGCTGATGATCCGACTGTGTATGTCGGCATCTCATCAAAATCAGACTCAGCACAGGCTCCTGAAGGAAAAGAAAATCTGTTTGTACTGACTCATGTTCCACCTCTAAAAGAGGGGGAAAACTGGGAATTCAGAAAGGAAACATACCGCGAGCTCATCTTATCAAAGCTTGAGCGCATGGGAATTCCTGATTTAAGAAACCATATCGAGTTCGAATACACCTTTACGCCTAATGATTTAGAGCGCCTGTACGGATCCAATGGGGGATCCATCTACGGTGTTGCCGCCGACCGCAAGAAAAATGGCGGATTCAAAATTCCGAGCAGAAGCAGCATGCTTGAAAATCTTTATTTTGTAGGAGGGTCCACCCATCCGGGCGGCGGAGTACCAATGGTTACTCTGTCTGGCCAGCTTACAGCTGATTTAATTTCTGAAAATGAGAAGGTTCTGAAACACTTGAAAGAAGATAAGGAAATTTCATAA
- a CDS encoding Xaa-Pro peptidase family protein, with protein MQKERLTKLTDWLKQQDTDAAFISSTENIFYLTNFHTNPHERLMGLFIFKEEEPFFICPGMEVSQAKAAGFDGEIIGYADHENPWDKVNAAIVKRGKQDVKKAAVEKDLLSFARALQLQNILTEAELVSAEEIMNQLRLIKDDKELEIIKQAAELADFGVEVGVHALQSGISEMDVLAKIEYELKRKGIREMSFSTMVLFGEKSGQPHGNPGLTALKSGDFVLFDLGVVLDGYCSDITRTFAYQSINDKQKEIYDTVLKAQLKALDASKPGTKIGELDQIARDVISHAGYGDFFPHRLGHGLGISVHEFPSMSHTNNDLLQEGMVYTIEPGIYIPEIGGVRIEDDVYITNIGHETLTKFPKELQIIK; from the coding sequence ATGCAAAAAGAAAGATTAACGAAGCTTACTGACTGGCTGAAGCAGCAGGATACAGATGCTGCGTTTATTTCATCAACTGAAAACATTTTCTACTTAACAAACTTTCACACAAATCCCCATGAGAGATTAATGGGTTTATTTATTTTTAAAGAAGAAGAGCCGTTTTTCATTTGCCCTGGAATGGAAGTTTCACAGGCGAAAGCTGCAGGTTTTGACGGAGAAATTATCGGATATGCCGATCATGAAAATCCATGGGACAAAGTAAATGCAGCCATCGTAAAAAGAGGGAAGCAGGACGTTAAAAAAGCAGCTGTTGAAAAAGATCTTCTTTCTTTTGCCCGCGCTCTGCAGCTTCAAAACATTCTGACTGAGGCAGAACTTGTTTCAGCGGAGGAGATCATGAATCAATTGCGTCTGATCAAAGACGACAAAGAGCTTGAGATAATAAAGCAGGCAGCAGAGCTTGCAGATTTTGGCGTTGAGGTAGGCGTTCATGCTCTGCAATCAGGCATCAGCGAAATGGACGTTCTTGCAAAAATTGAATATGAACTAAAACGAAAAGGTATTCGTGAAATGTCCTTTTCTACAATGGTTCTGTTCGGAGAAAAATCAGGACAGCCCCATGGCAATCCTGGCTTGACTGCATTAAAATCAGGGGACTTCGTTTTATTTGATCTTGGCGTCGTGCTTGATGGCTACTGCTCAGATATTACGCGTACGTTTGCGTATCAATCGATCAATGATAAGCAAAAAGAAATCTATGATACAGTGCTAAAAGCTCAATTAAAAGCGCTGGATGCAAGTAAACCAGGCACTAAAATCGGAGAATTGGATCAAATCGCACGGGATGTCATCTCACATGCAGGCTACGGCGATTTCTTCCCGCATCGATTGGGACACGGCCTTGGCATTAGCGTGCACGAATTCCCGTCGATGAGCCATACGAATAATGACCTGCTTCAGGAAGGCATGGTTTATACAATTGAGCCAGGCATTTACATCCCTGAAATCGGCGGCGTCCGCATTGAAGATGACGTGTATATTACAAATATTGGGCATGAAACACTGACAAAATTTCCGAAAGAGCTTCAGATCATCAAATAG